The following are encoded together in the Lathyrus oleraceus cultivar Zhongwan6 chromosome 3, CAAS_Psat_ZW6_1.0, whole genome shotgun sequence genome:
- the LOC127125886 gene encoding aspartic proteinase gives MYNMVEQGLIQEAVFSFWFNRKPEEEEEEGGEIVFGGVDPSHYKGNHTYVPVTRKGYWQFDMEDVIIDGNSTGYCADGCSAIADSGTSLLAGPTTVITMINHAIGASGVVSKECKTIVAEYGQTILDLLLSEAQPRKICSQIGLCAFDGTRGVNLGIESVVDENERKSSGGFHTATCSACEMAVVWMQNQLKQNKTQDQILTYINNLCDKMPSPMGESAVDCENISSLPVVSFTIGGRTFDLAPEEVKSSI, from the exons AT GTACAATATGGTTGAACAAGGTCTTATTCAGGAGGCAGTATTTTCGTTTTGGTTCAACCGTAAACCAGAGGAAGAGGAAGAGGAAGGGGGTGAGATTGTCTTTGGTGGTGTTGATCCTTCTCACTACAAGGGAAATCACACTTATGTTCCTGTGACAAGAAAAGGATATTGGCAG TTTGATATGGAAGATGTAATTATTGATGGCAATTCCACTG GATATTGTGCTGATGGCTGTTCGGCCATTGCTGATTCGGGGACTTCTTTGTTAGCAGGTCCAACG ACTGTAATTACCATGATAAACCATGCAATTGGAGCATCTGGAGTTGTAAGCAAAGAGTGCAAGACCATTGTTGCGGAGTATGGTCAAACAATATTGGACCTGCTTTTATCTGAA GCACAGCCGAGGAAGATCTGTTCCCAAATTGGATTGTGCGCTTTTGATGGCACTCGTGGTGTTAA TTTGGGTATCGAGAGTGTAGTAGATGAGAATGAAAGAAAATCATCTGGTGGTTTTCACACTGCTACTTGTTCTGCCTGTGAGATGGCAGTTGTTTGGATGCAGAACCAGCTAAAGCAAAATAAGACCCAAGATCAGATACTAACCTATATCAATAAT CTTTGTGATAAAATGCCTAGCCCAATGGGAGAATCAGCTGTTGATTGTGAGAATATCTCTTCGTTGCCTGTAGTTTCCTTCACAATTGGTGGAAGAACTTTTGACCTTGCTCCAGAGGAGGTAAAATCCTCAATCTGA